A DNA window from Bos javanicus breed banteng chromosome 10, ARS-OSU_banteng_1.0, whole genome shotgun sequence contains the following coding sequences:
- the WDR89 gene encoding WD repeat-containing protein 89 isoform X1 — translation MKKLRLTEIFTTLGCTPDMEKIEEQFANLNIVKRSSETKEPTYLLGIDTSKTVQTEKGSLVAVLCSNGSIRIHDKERLNVIREFRGYPGLNGVKFANSHDSVYSSCTDGTVKCWDARLASGKPVQLFKGYPSNIFISFDISSNDHVICAGTEKVDDDALLVFWDARINSQDMSTTKEPLGAYSETHSDDITQVRFHPSNPNMVVSGSTDGLVNVFDISADNEDDALVTTCNSVSSVSFIGWSGKDYKQIYCMTHDEGFCWWDLNHLDTDEPITCLNVPDVREVINVKEGILDYLIGGLYHEKTDKLFVVGGTNTGIIRIMNCMTSGLVHVTSLQGGHAATVRSFCWNMQDDSLLTGGEDAQLLLWKPGAVEKTFTKKDSMKIASSVHQRVRVHSNDSYKRRKKQ, via the coding sequence aTTTTTACTACCCTTGGATGCACTCCTGATATGGAGAAGATTGAAGAACAATTTGCCAACTTGAACATTGTTAAACGTTCctcagaaactaaagagcctactTACCTGCTTGGCATAGACACATCAAAGACTgtacaaacagaaaaaggaagctTGGTTGCTGTTTTGTGTTCTAACGGATCAATCAGAATACATGATAAAGAAAGGTTAAATGTAATACGAGAATTTAGAGGGTATCCTGGACTTAATGGAGTCAAGTTTGCGAATTCCCATGACAGTGTGTATTCCTCATGCACTGATGGCACTGTGAAGTGTTGGGATGCTCGACTGGCCAGTGGAAAACCTGTCCAGCTGTTCAAGGGTTACCCTTCcaatatttttatcagttttgaTATCAGCTCTAATGATCATGTCATTTGTGCTGGTACAGAAAAAGTTGATGATGATGCGTTGTTGGTATTTTGGGATGCAAGAATTAATTCTCAGGACATGTCTACTACCAAAGAGCCACTTGGTGCATATTCAGAGACACATAGTGATGATATCACTCAAGTACGTTTCCATCCCAGTAATCCAAACATGGTAGTCTCAGGTTCAACTGATGGCCTGGTAAATGTATTTGATATTAGCGCGGATAATGAAGACGATGCACTGGTCACAACCTGTAACTCAGTTTCATCAGTAAGTTTTATTGGTTGGTCTGGGAAAGATTATAAACAGATTTACTGCATGACACATGATGAGGGATTTTGTTGGTGGGATCTTAATCATCTGGATACAGATGAACCAATTACATGTTTGAACGTTCCTGATGTCAGAGAAGTAATTAACGTGAAAGAAGGGATTTTGGACTATTTGATTGGTGGCCTATATCATGAAAAGACGGACAAATTGTTTGTTGTCGGAGGGACAAACACAGGAATTATTCGCATAATGAACTGTATGACATCAGGATTGGTCCATGTGACCAGCCTTCAAGGAGGGCATGCTGCTACGGTCCGGTCCTTCTGTTGGAATATGCAGGATGATTCTTTGCTAACTGGAGGAGAAGACGCACAGTTGTTACTTTGGAAACCTGGAGCAGTAGAGAAGACATTTACAAAGAAAGACAGCATGAAAATAGCATCCTCTGTACACCAGCGAGTTCGCGTTCACAGTAATGATTcttataagagaagaaaaaagcaatga
- the WDR89 gene encoding WD repeat-containing protein 89 isoform X2 — translation MEKIEEQFANLNIVKRSSETKEPTYLLGIDTSKTVQTEKGSLVAVLCSNGSIRIHDKERLNVIREFRGYPGLNGVKFANSHDSVYSSCTDGTVKCWDARLASGKPVQLFKGYPSNIFISFDISSNDHVICAGTEKVDDDALLVFWDARINSQDMSTTKEPLGAYSETHSDDITQVRFHPSNPNMVVSGSTDGLVNVFDISADNEDDALVTTCNSVSSVSFIGWSGKDYKQIYCMTHDEGFCWWDLNHLDTDEPITCLNVPDVREVINVKEGILDYLIGGLYHEKTDKLFVVGGTNTGIIRIMNCMTSGLVHVTSLQGGHAATVRSFCWNMQDDSLLTGGEDAQLLLWKPGAVEKTFTKKDSMKIASSVHQRVRVHSNDSYKRRKKQ, via the coding sequence ATGGAGAAGATTGAAGAACAATTTGCCAACTTGAACATTGTTAAACGTTCctcagaaactaaagagcctactTACCTGCTTGGCATAGACACATCAAAGACTgtacaaacagaaaaaggaagctTGGTTGCTGTTTTGTGTTCTAACGGATCAATCAGAATACATGATAAAGAAAGGTTAAATGTAATACGAGAATTTAGAGGGTATCCTGGACTTAATGGAGTCAAGTTTGCGAATTCCCATGACAGTGTGTATTCCTCATGCACTGATGGCACTGTGAAGTGTTGGGATGCTCGACTGGCCAGTGGAAAACCTGTCCAGCTGTTCAAGGGTTACCCTTCcaatatttttatcagttttgaTATCAGCTCTAATGATCATGTCATTTGTGCTGGTACAGAAAAAGTTGATGATGATGCGTTGTTGGTATTTTGGGATGCAAGAATTAATTCTCAGGACATGTCTACTACCAAAGAGCCACTTGGTGCATATTCAGAGACACATAGTGATGATATCACTCAAGTACGTTTCCATCCCAGTAATCCAAACATGGTAGTCTCAGGTTCAACTGATGGCCTGGTAAATGTATTTGATATTAGCGCGGATAATGAAGACGATGCACTGGTCACAACCTGTAACTCAGTTTCATCAGTAAGTTTTATTGGTTGGTCTGGGAAAGATTATAAACAGATTTACTGCATGACACATGATGAGGGATTTTGTTGGTGGGATCTTAATCATCTGGATACAGATGAACCAATTACATGTTTGAACGTTCCTGATGTCAGAGAAGTAATTAACGTGAAAGAAGGGATTTTGGACTATTTGATTGGTGGCCTATATCATGAAAAGACGGACAAATTGTTTGTTGTCGGAGGGACAAACACAGGAATTATTCGCATAATGAACTGTATGACATCAGGATTGGTCCATGTGACCAGCCTTCAAGGAGGGCATGCTGCTACGGTCCGGTCCTTCTGTTGGAATATGCAGGATGATTCTTTGCTAACTGGAGGAGAAGACGCACAGTTGTTACTTTGGAAACCTGGAGCAGTAGAGAAGACATTTACAAAGAAAGACAGCATGAAAATAGCATCCTCTGTACACCAGCGAGTTCGCGTTCACAGTAATGATTcttataagagaagaaaaaagcaatga